The Labilithrix sp. nucleotide sequence GGGCGTAGCCGAGCTGGTCCTCGGGGAACTTCGCGGTGCTCGGCTGCACCGGGACGTCGAAGGGGAGCGCGGCGTTGAAGCCGTACGCCTTCGCGGTCTCGTCGAGCTCGGCCGGCTTGAGGTGCGCGAGCGCGAGGCGCGCGAACACGGTGTTGACGCTGCGGCCCATCGCGAGGGCGACGGTGGTGCACCACTTGTCGCGCTTCGGATCGGGGACGAGGTCGTGCGCGAGGAGCCGCTGCTCGCCGCCGGAGTAGCACTCCTTCTGGTCGGGCGTCGCCTGCTGGTGCTCCACGAGCGACGTGCCGGTGATGACCTTGAAGACGCTCGCCGCCGGCGCGGTCGCCTCGATCGCGAGGTCGCGCTTGGGCCCTTTGTCGACGTGGCTCGCGTAGACGAGGACGCGCCCGGTGTCGACCTCCATCACGACGACCGCCGCCTCGGGGAGGTGGTGCATCGACATGACGTTGTCGGCGGTGCGCTGGAGCGCGGGCTCGACCGAGAGCTTCACCGTGCGCTTGTCGGGGAGGAGCGCGGTCGCGCCGCTGTCCTTCACCTCCATCTTCGCGAGGTCGACGCCCGCGAACGAGGGCGGCGGCGGCGCGACGGCGGCGGCGGCCGCCTGCGGCGCGGTGAGCTTCGCGATCGACGGCGGCGTGTCGGCGCGTCCGCGCCGCGCGAGGAGGACCGCCACCGTAAGGGCGATCGGGACCGCCACCACCGCTGCTACTTTTCTCGTCGCGAGGGGAGGCCGTCGCATGCCGAATCGTGTGACACGGTCCGCTTCGACCGGGCAAAGAAATGGATCGTCCAGTGGGTCGAATCGACGGATAGTGGCCCGGAACATGAGGGTTTTTCCCAGGAGGTGCTTTCGCAGCCTTGGAACGCTCGCGGCCGCGCTGTTCTTCACCGGAGCGGCGTTCGCGGACGCGCACGGGGTCGCGCCGGGCGGCGGCGGGCTCGAGGGCGTCGAGGCGACGCTGAAGGGCGCGACGCTCGAGGTGCGGGCCGGCGGGGCGACGCGGTCGATCGCGTTGCCGCTCGCGAAGCCCGAGGCGCGCATCAGCACGATCGCGATCGGCGAAGGCAGGCACGTGCTCCACGTCCACGCGACGGAGGGAGCGCTCGGTCTTCCGAGCGCGTCATGGCAAGCGCGCACGTGGGACGCGGTCTTCGCCGGCGGCAAGGAGGTCTTCGCGGGACCGACCGGCTACACGGCGGGCGAGGACGGCGAGCGCACGGGGCAGATCGTGGAGGTGACCGATCGCGACGACGCGACGAAGTTCGTGCTCGTCGCCGACGTGCGGGAGGACACGCGCATCTGCGGCCAGGCGACGACCCCGCTCTCGGTGCGCGGCCTCGACGCGAAGACGCTCGCGCTCCGCGGCGCCTCGCTCCATCGCATCGCGAAGAAGGAGCGCGACGCCGCGACGCGCATCGTCGCGGTCGCGATGGGCGGAACCGCGCGTCCGCCGCTCGCGCGCCTGCTCGCGGCGAGCGGCGCGAGCGGCGGCAAGGCTCCCGCGATCACGGACGGCAAGCTCGAGACCGCGTGGAGCGAGGAGCGCCCCGGCGACGGCCACGGCGAGTTCGTCGCGATGCGCGCCCCAACCGAAGCGCCGCTGCACTCTTTGGTCGTCACCCCCGTGCCCGCGCACGCGCCGCCGGCGGCGGAGCGCGGTGCGCCGGGGCACGCGACGCCGTCGCCGGAGCGCGTGGCGCCGCGCACGTTCTTCGTCGCGACGGATGCGCGGCTCTTTCACGTGACGATGCCGGAGGACGCGCGCGCGAACGTCGCGTACGAGGTCCCCTTCCCCGAGCCGATCCGCACGTCGTGCGTCGCGCTCGTGCTCGACGAGGCGTACGACGGCGATCGCGCCGCGCCGGTCGTGACGATCGCGGAGGTCGCGGCGCGCACGAAGCTCGACGTCGACGGCGCGACGTTCGACGACGTCGCGAAGGAGCTCTCCGGCGCCCGCGCGGACGAGGCGGCGGCGGTCCTGCGACGCGGCGGCGATCCCGCGCTCGCGGCGGTGAGCGCGCGGTGGTCCTCGCTCGACGCGAAGGCCCGCGCGTTCGCGGTCGACGTCGCGTCGAGCGCGGGCACGTGCGGCGGCCCCGCAATGGAGCTCCTCACCCGCGCGCTCGCGGACGAGGCGAGCGAGGTGCGCCGCCGCGCGAGCGGCCGCATCGAGCGATGCGGGAAGCAGGCGACCGAGTCGCTCATGCTCGCGGTGCGCTCGAGCGAGGAGCGGCGGCGCGCGGCGTCGGCGGGCCTCCTCGCGTCGATCGCGCCCGCGGCGGCGTTCGATCCGCTGAGCGAGGTCGCCGGCGCGGGAGCGACGGAGACACGACGCGCGGTCCGCGCCGCGCTCGCGCGGGCAGCGACGGCGACGACGCGCGAGAAGCTCACCGCCGCGCTCGCGCGACCGGGCCTCACGCCGGACGCGCGGCTCGACCTCGTGCGCGCGTTCGGCCCGCGCCTCGCGGAGCTGCGCCCGGAAGCGGAGGCCGCGCTCACCGAGGTCCTCGCCGCGACGCCGGACATGCGCACGCGCTGGCTCGTCGCCGAGCCCGCCGCCCAGCTCGGCGACGTACCGCGCCTCGTGTCCCTCGCGAACGATCCGGAGTGGCCCGTCCGCGCCCGCGCCCTCGAGGCCAGCGCCACGCTCCCCGCGATGCAGCCATCGCGCATGAAAGGCGCAGCCGACCCGCACCCCCGCGTCCGCGAAGCCGCCCTCCACGCGATGGCCGCCGCTTCGAACCCGAGTCGCTCCCCGACGAACGGCGCAGGCTCGAGCCACGACGCGTCCTCTTCCAAGGCGAGCGGCGCGGCGGCGGCGCGGGCGCTCGGCGGTGACACGTGGACCTTCGTGCGTGTCGCGGCGGCGGAGGTGCTGGGCGCGACGGGGGCGGAGCCGGCCGCGCTCGCGAAGGGGCTCGGCGACCGAAGCGCGAAGGTGCGCGCCGCGGCGGTGGTCGCGCTCGGGGCGAGCCGCGCGGCGGGCCAGGCGAGCGCGATCCGGGCGCGCCTCGACGACACGCAAGAGGACGTCGAGGTCCGCGCGCTCGCGGCGCGGACGCTGGGGAAGCTCTGCGTGCAGAGCGCAGCCGATCGCCTGACCCACCTCGCGATCCTCGCGCGGTCGCCGGTCGACGAAGCCGACGAGCGCATCGGCACGGCCGCGCTCGAGGCCCTCGGCATGCTGCACCCCCCCGACATCGAGAAGCGCCTCGCCCCGCTCCGCGACCCGAAGTCGCGCACGCTCCTCAAGCGCGCCGCCGACGCCGCCGTCGCCGAGCGCGGCAGCTGTCGCTGACACCTGCAGCATTTCGCATGGGTCTTCACACCGGACCGAGAACGCGCGGCTCCACGCGCGCCCCGCTCGACCGTACCGCGCCCCGCTTTTTACGAGCGATCGCCGCGCACGACCGCCCGCGCCGGAGGTGGCGCCGTTCGTGCCTCCTCATGGCCTCGTGCCTCGGATCGAACTGGTCGCGTCGCTCGTCGCGCTCGTGTGGGGCGGCGTGGTGCTCGCGGCGATGGGCGCCTCCGCGCTCGTGATGCCCTACGAACGGTGGACCGCCGAGCTCGGCTCGTTCCGCAGCCTCGCGGCCTGCGGGACCGTCCTCGGCCTCCTCGCCACCGCCTTCTTCGCGCTCGAGCGCCGGAAAGTCGAAAAGCGCCTCTCCCGCTAGGGAGGGCGCTTCATGACGACGTGGCTCCGAGCGCTCAGGCGCGCGGGATGACGGTCTCGATCTCGGTCTCGAGCGGGCGCTCACTGACGAAGAGCGGGCCGTCCTTCATCGGGTCGTAGTTGTCGTCCTGGTAAGACGAGATCTCGGCGTCCATCTTGATCTCGACCATCTCGGGCTTGTTCCACATGTTCGTCCTACCTTGTGTGCAATGAGTCTGACTCGGATTTCCGAACGCGCAAGGTGAATTTTTCGCGCGTGATTCTCAGGGTTTGGGCGCGCCGGCGCGGATCCACTCCTCGAGGGCGTGGAACGACTCGGGATCGATGCCGCCGGCCGGCATCTGCGGGTAGCCCTCGCCCTGGATGCGGAGGACCAGCTCGCTGCTCATGTCGCCGCCCTGCACGAGGGCCGGGCGCGCGCCGCGCGCTTCGGTGAGGCGCTTCCAGTTGCCGACCGCGTCGCACTTGTCGAGGCGGAGGTTGCCCGGATAGCCGGGTCCGACGCCGTGGCAGCTCGTGCAGTTCTTGTCGAGGACCTCCTTCTGCATCACCGACATCGCGTCGTTCTTGCGCGAGAGCTCGCGGCAGCGCGCTTCGACGGCGGGATCGGCGCCGGGGCGGACGATCGGGATCGCGCGCATCGGGAGGCCGTTGCCCTCGGCCGCGTTGAAGGAGAGGCGGAGGACGTTGCCGTTCTTGTCCTCGGTGATGTAGAGCGAGCCGTCCTTCGCCGCGAGGACGTCGACCGGCGCGCCGAGCGGCTCGCGGCCGTCCGCGCTCTTCTCCCAGCCGCGGATGATGTCGAGCGGCTCGCCGCCGCCGGGGATGCCGTTCGCGTCGACCGGCACCATCACGAGGCGGTGCCCGTTGTCGCGATAGCCGTGGTACGTGACGATGAGCTGGCCCTTGTACGCGCTCGGGAGGAGCGAGCCGTCGTAGTAGGTCATGCCGAGCGGCGCGGCGTGACCGGGGAGGAGGAGCGCCGGCGCGGTGTAGCGCGAGCAGTCGACGCGGCCGCGGTACTCGGGGCTGACCGCGTTGTTGTCGAAGCAGTAGGGCCAGCCGTAGTGCGCGCCCGGGACGATGACGTTGAGCTCCTCGTGCGGGAAGTCCGCCTCCGTGTCGCGGTACGACGCGTCGGCCTTCTCGATCGAGTCGCGCGAGTTCTCGCCCTGGAGGAGCGCGCCGCTGGTCGGGTGCACCGCGAGCGCCATCGAGTTGCGGAGGCCGCGCGCGACGACGGTGAAGCCGGTCGCGACGTGCTCGGCGTTGTTCAGGTCGTACGCGCGGATGGTGCCGAGCGCGTTGTTCCCCTCGGCCTCGACGCACGGCAGCGCGTAGCGGCGGCTCGAGCCGCTGCCCGTCTCGCAGTTGTCCGAGGCGGAGCCGATGTTGACGTAGAGCTTCCACGGATCGCGCTTGTCGAAGACCATCTTCTTGAGCGGATGCCGGTACGGATCGCCCTTCGGGAGGTCCTTGATCACGACCTTGAAGCGCGGCTGCTTGTAGTCGCCCGTGGTGCGGAACGGGCCCGTCCGCGGGACGGGGTCCACCGTCGCCTCGTAGGGATCGAAGCGGAACACGCCCGTCGGCGTGCCGATGTACGGGAGGCCGTCGGGCCCCACCGTCACGCCGCTCGGCTTGTCGATCAGCTTCGCGATCCGCGTCTTCGAGAACGTCTTGTTCGGGAGGCGGCGGAGGAGCCACACCGCGCCGCGGTCCTGCGCCCAGCCGCCCATCTCCGCGAGGACGAAGTCGCCGCTCGGGAGCTCCGCGATGCCGCGCGAGTACGTGAAGCCCTGCGTGACGAGGCCGACGCAGATGCCGGGCGGCGTCTTCAGCGTCTTGAGGCGGGGGAGGCCGTCGCAGGTGCCCTCGGTCGTGTACGCCTCCTCGCCGGAGCCCTCGTCGAGCGCCTCGTCCTCGTCGGTCGGGGCCCCGCAGGCCGGCGCGAACGCGGCGAGCGAGAGGGTCGCGAGGACGGCCAGGGAGAGCATCGCCGAGCGCATGGTGGGGCATACTGCAACCGTGGGGCCACCCTCACCTACATAGGCCCCACACGAAACCTTTCAGGTTTTCGATGATGGACCGGTGTAATTTTTTCGATCGCGGATCCTGCGTAGCTCAGACCTCATGCGGCCCGGATCGCGAGAGAAGGCCTTAGTTTCCGCTTCTCGAGGACGAGGCGAAGGCCCTCGCTCGGCGTGATCGTGATCGATCGGCGGACCATCCTGACCGGCTTCTTGCCCTCGAAGGCGAAGCCGCAGCGCGACACCAGTCGCGCGAGCACCATCTTCATCTCGTAGACCGCGAAGGCCATCCCGATGCAGCGCCGGATGCCGCCGCCGAACGGGAAGAACTCGTGGGCGGAGAGCTTCTTCCCCACGAACCGGCGCGGATCGAACGTCTCCGGGTTGGGGAACGCCTCGGGCCGGCGATGGGCGAGGTAGATCGAGCAGACGACGAGCTCCCCCTTCTTCATGTCCATCCCGCCGACGGTGCGGTCCGTCGCGAGCACGCGCCCGACGATGGGGATGACGGGGATGAGCCGCAGCGCCTCGCGGACGACGCCGTCGAGGAGCGGCGCCTTGTTGATCGCCTCGGGCTTCGGATCGGGACCGAGCGCCTCGACCTCGGCGTGGAGCTCGGCGAAGAGCGCCGGTTGTTCGAGGAGGTGCTTCATCGCCCAGCTCAGCGCGGTCGCGGTCGTCTCGTGCCCCGCGACGAGGAGCGTCACGAGCTCGTCGCGGAGCTCCTCGCGCGACATCGGCTCGCCCGCGTCGTCGCGCGCGTCGAGGAGGAGCGAGAGGATGTCGGGACCGCGGACGCCGGACGCGCGCTTGCCGTCGATCTCGCGATGGAGGAGGTCGTTGCTCGCGTCCACCGCGCGGCGGAAGCGGCCGTACGGGCTGTAGCCGCCGAGCTCGAACTGCATCGCGGGGATGAGGAGCGGGGCCCACGCGCCGAGGTCGAGGAGCCGCTTCGTGTTCGTGACCATCTGCTCGAGGCGCGGTCCTTCGAAGCCGAAGATCGTGCGGACGATCACGCGGAGCGTGACGTCCTGCATCGACTCGTGGAACGCGAACGGCCGCCCGTGAGGCATCGCGTCGATCGCGTCGTCGGTGACGTCGAGCATCGTCTGCCCGTACGCCTGCATGCGCTCGCCGTGGAACGGCGGCAGGAGGAGCTTCCGCTTCCGGAGGTGCTTTTCGCCGTCGACCATCAGCACCGAGCGATCGCCGAGCAGCACCGCGAGCGTCTGGTTGAAGCGGCCCGCCTCGAGCTCGTCGCCGCCGTCGGAGAAGACCTCGCGCACGTCGTCCGGGTTCGAGAAGACGTTCACCTCCATCCCGAAGATGCCGAGGCGGAAGGACTCGCCGTGGAGCGCGCGGAGCTCGTCGAGGTACGGATACGGCGACCGCATCCAGCGCCAGGACGAGTACGCCATCGAGTGCTTGCGGGGCGGCAGCGTGGGCATGGAAGAGCTATAGGTCCTCTCGTCGGCGCGGACGAGTGCGGGTAGCATTCCCGCGATGCGCGCCATCGTCCTCGGAGCCGCCGCCGGCGGCGGGTTCCCACAATGGAATTGCGGCTGTGCGAACTGCGTCGCCGTGCGCGAAGGCCGCCCGGGGTACGAGGCGCGCACGCAGGACTCGATCGCGGTCACCGCCGACGGCGCGCGCTACGCGGTCGTCAACGCCTCGCCCGAGATCCTGGCGCAGGTGCAGAAGAACGAGGCGCTCTGGCCGCGCTCGGCGCGCCACACGCCGATCAGCGCGGTCATCCTCACGAACGGAGACATGGACCACGTGCTGGGCCTCTTCTCGCTCCGCGAGTCGACGCCGTTCGCGCTCTACATGACCGCGGCGGTGCAGCGCGGGCTCGAGGAGAGCGCGTTCATCCGCACGCTGCGCCGCTTCGAGGGGCAGCTCGTCGTGCGGAACCTCGAGATCGGCAAGCCGACCGCGCTCGCCGACGCGACCGGCGAGCCGCTCGGCCTCTCGGTGCGCGCCTTCCCCGCCGCCGGCAAGCTCCCGGTCCACTTCGTCGGCCACGCGAAGGAGTCGCCGGAGGACAACGTCGGCCTCTCGTTCACCGACGACGCGGGGAAGACGCTCGCCTACGCCGCCGCGTGCGCGAGCGCGGAGGAAGGAGCGCACCTCGACGGGCACGACGTCGTCTTCTTCGACGGCACGTTCTGGACGGAGGACGAGCTCGTGAAGGCGGGGCTCTCGAAGTCGTACGCGCGCGACATGGCGCACGTCCCGGTCTCGGTCTCGCTCGAAAAGCTGAAGATCGGCGGGCGGAAGATCTACACGCACATCAACAACACGAATCCCATCTTGGCTCCCGACTCCAAGGAGCGAAAGCAAGTGCTCGCCGCGGGTTGGGAGATCGCCTACGACGGAATGGAGATCTCGCTATGACGGAGCCGCTCGATCGGGAGGCGTTCATCGCGCGCCTGCGTGACGAAGGCGCAAAGCGGTATCACGATCATCATGACTTCCACGTGCGCATGCACGCCGGGAAGCTCTCGCGCCGGCAGATCCAGGCGTGGGTCGAGAACCGCTTTTATTACCAGACACGAATCCCGATCAAGGACGCGATCATCCTCTCCAAGTCCGATGATCCCGCGTTCCGCCGCGTGTGGATCCACCGCATTCACGATCACGACGGGAAGGCCGAAGGGGAGGGCGGGCTCGCGCAGTGGATCCGCCTCGCGAAGGGCGTCGGCCTCGACGTCGACGAAGTGAAGTCGCTGAAGAACGTGCTCCCCGGCGTCCGCTTCGCGTGCGACTCCTACGTCCAGCTCGTCCGCGATCGTCCCCTCGTCGAGGCGGTCGCCTCCTCGCTCACGGAGTTCTTCTCCCCCGACATCATGGCGCGCCGCATCGTGGCGTGGGAGCAGCACTACCCGTGGGTCGAGGCCGAGACGATGGAGTACTTCCGCGGCCGCGTCACGCGCGCGCGCCAGGACTCGCACGAGGCGATCGACTACGTCATCGCCCACGCCACGACGCGGGAGGTGCAAGAGCGCTGCATCGACGCGCTCATCGTGAAGACGCAGATCCTCTGGGCGCTGCTCGACGCGGTGGATCGGGCATTTTCGGCGTGAACCCGAAGCTCGCGAAGAAGGCGCGGCTGCGGTTCGACCGGCACTCGGGGAAGCACATGCTGATGTACCCGGAGCGCGGCCTCGCCCTGAACGAGAGCGCGAAGCTCATCGTCGAGCGCTGCGACGGCACGCGGAGCGTCGAGCAGATCGTGCAGGAGCTCGACGCGATCGCGGGGCAGAGCGTCCAGGCCGACGTGCTCGCGGTGCTCGAGGACCTCCAGAAGAAGGGGCTCCTCGAGCCGTGAGCGAAGCGCCGCGGCCGTACACGCTGATCGCGGAGCTGACCTATCGGTGTCCGCTCAAGTGTCCGTATTGCTCCAATCCGACGAACCTGAAGGAGCACGACGGCGAGCTGACGACCGAGGAGTGGACGCGCGTCCTCGGCGAGGCGGAGGAGCTCGGCGTCGTGCAGGTGCACTTCACCGGCGGCGAGCCGTGCTCGCGCAAGGACCTCGAGGCGCTCGTCGCGCGCGCGCGCGAGCTCGAGCTGTACTCCAACCTCGTGACGAGCGGGGTGCCGCTCTCGAAGGAGCGCCTCGCGGGCCTGGCCGAGCGCGGACTCGACCACGTGCAAGTCAGCATTCAGTCGGCGAGAAAGGAGCGCTCGGACGAGATCGCGGGCTTCGCCGCCTATCCGCAGAAGCTCGAGGTGATGCGCTGGGTGCGCGACCTCGGACTGCCGCTCACGATGAACGTGGTGTTGCATCGCGCGAACCTCGACGAGGTCGACGAGCTCGTCGCGATGGCGGAGTCGGTCGGCGCGTCGCGCCTCGAGTTGGCCAATACGCAATACGTCTCCTGGGCATTGACGAATCGCGATCAGCTGATGCCGAGCGCCGCGCAGCTGGAGGAGGCCGCGGCGAAGGCGGCCGCGCACAAGAAGCGCCTCGAGGGCAAGATCGACGTCCTCTTCGTGAAACCGGATTATTTCGGCACGACCCCGAAGGCCTGCATGGACGGCTGGGCGCGCCGGTTCATCCACATGGTGCCGGACGGCCGCGTCTTGCCGTGCCACGCCGCGACGAGCATCCCCTCATTGAAGTTCGACGACGTCCGCGCGCGCTCGTTGGCGGATATCTGGGCCAACTCCGAGGCGCTGAACGCCTATCGCGGCGACGCGTGGATGAAGGAGCCCTGCAAGAGCTGCGACCGCCGCCACCAGGACTTCGGCGGCTGCCGCTGCCAGGCCTTCGCGCTCACCGGCGACGCCGCGAACACGGACCCCGCGTGCTCGCTCTCGGCGAGCCACGCGATCGTGACCGAGGCGCGCGCCGCCGCGCCGCCGGCCGAGCGCCGCTACCTCTACCGAGGCCGCTGACGTGAGGTGCCGATGACGCGGCGGCCGCTGTTCGTCGCGTCGTTCGGGGCGTTCGTGGCGGGGCTGTCGACGAGCCTCGTCGCGGTGTCGGCGCCGGTCATCGCCCGCGACCTCGCGGTCACGAAGGAGGACGTGAGCTGGGTCCTCACCGCGTACCTCCTCGCGATCACGTGCCTGCTCGCGCTCGCGGGCAAGGCGGCCGACGTGCTCGGCCGCAAGCGCGTGTACCTCACCGGCTTCTGCTTCTTCGTCGCCGGCTCCGCGATGTGCGCGGGCGCGCCCCTCCTCCGCGCGCTCGTCGGCGCCCGCGTCATGCAAGGCTGCGGCGCGGCGATGCTGATGGCGGTCGGCCCCGCGATCGTCACGCGCGCGGTGCCGCCGGCGCGTCGCGCGCGCGCGCTCGGGACGCAGCTCGCGCTCACGTACGTCGGGCTCGTGCTCGGGCCCTCGATCGGCGGCTTCCTCGCGGCGCGGCTCGGGTGGCAGGCGGTCTTCCTCGTCATCGCCGGCGCCGGCGCGCTCGGCGGCGTGCTCGCGCTCGCGCTCCTCGAGCCGGACGACGGGGGAGCGGGCGCGGGCGCGGCGGCGGAGCGGCCGAGCTGGCGCTCGCTCGACCTCGGCGGCGCGGTGCTGTTCGCGGCCGGCTTCGCCGCGCTGCTCGTCGCGCTGCATCGCGTACGGAGCGAGGGCTGGTCGAGCGCGCCGGTGCTCGCGATCCTCGCGTTCGTCGTCGTCGCGCTCGGCGCGTTCGTGCGGCACGAGGCGCTCGCGGCGCAGCCGCTCCTCCCGCTCCGCCTCCTGCGGCAGCCGCCGTTCGCGTTCGGCGTGCTCGGGGCGACGCTCCTCTACACCGTCACGTTCATGCTCTCGTCGTGGCTCCTGCCGTTCCAGCTCCAGCGCGCCGGCCTCGGCCCCGCGGAAGCCGGCGGCTACCTCACCGCGCAGCCGATCGTGATGGCGTTCGTCGCGCCGGTGTCGGGATGGATCGCCGACCGCTGGGGTCCGCGCCTCCCGAGCGCGGGCGGCATGCTCCTCATCGCGGCGGGGATGCTCGCGGTCGCGCGCGCGGCGGAGGAGCAAGGTCCCGCGCTCGTCGTCTCCCTCGCGCTCGTCGGCGTCGGCGCCGGCCTCTACGTCGCGCCGAACAGCGCGCTCATCATGGGCGCGGCGCCGAAGGACCGCCAGTCGATCGCGGCGGCGATGGCGGCGACGGCGCGGAACCTCGGCATGACGCTGGGGGTCGCGCTCGGAGCCTCGCTCGATCGTGCGTTCGGCTTCCGCGCGGCGCTCGTCGTCGCGGCGTGCCTCGGCGCGTGCGGCGCGCTCCTCGGCGTCGTGCGACCCGTGGTAGCGTCGCCGCGATGACCGAGCCCGTGAGGATCTCCCCCGCCGACGCGCACGCGAAGATGGCGGAGGGCTACACCTATGTCGACGTCCGGACCCCCGAGGAGTTCGCGGAGGGCCGCCCCGCCGGCGCGGTCAACGTGCCCCTCGGCGACGACTTCGTCGCGCTCATGGACGCGCGCTTCGCGAAGGACACGAAGATCGTCGTCGGCTGCAAGGCGGGCGGCCGCAGCTTGCGCGCGGCGAAGGCGCTCCTCGCCGCGGGCTACACGGACGTGCTCGATCAACGCGCCGGCTTCGACGCCGCGCGCGGCCCCTTCGGCGAGATCACGGAGCCGGGCTGGTCGCGCTCGAGCTTGCCGGTGGAGAAGTAGCAGCGTCGCTCTCGCTGACGCTCTCGCTTTCGTGCGCGATGCGCGGCGCCGGCGGCGGGCTGCCGGGCCAGCGGAGCGACTCCGGCACGTCGTGCGCGCGCTCCGCGACCTCGTCTTCGGGACCAGGTCCACACGCGCTCGTGGAGAGCCGCGGCGCGCTCGCTCCGCAGAAGGCCGAGCCGCCTTGCGAGACGACGACGCGCTTCCCTTCGTAGCAGCGCCACACGTAGACGTCGTGCCCGACCTCGACGCCGGTCCGGTACTGGAGATCGGGCGGCGACTTCGGCGCGTCCTTCACGTCCCACGGCTTCTGGAACGAGCACGCGAGGAGCGTGAGCCCGAGCCCGACGAAGAGCGGACGGCGCATGCCGCGATGCTACGCGGCTTTGGGCAGCGAGCGGCACGCGAGGAGCTTCGGATCGCGCGAGCGCGCCACCTCCGCGCGGCAGTAGAGGCAGCGGAACGCGATGTGATGAGGACGCGGCGTCATCCCGAACATGCTGAGGAGGATCCATCCCCACGTCGTGTACTCGGGCTCCTCTTGAATCGCGGGGTCGCCCCGGCGATGACCGCAGTGACAGGCTCGTTCGCGCATACCCCCGCACGTTGCACGCCGCGCGCCGCGGAAATCGCGAGCGATTCTGCGCCGCCGAGCTGCCGAAGATTCGGCAGGCGCCGGAGGTTCGGCGACCGAGGCCGCCCAGCCTCAGCTCATCCCGAGCGTCTTCAATCGGTACTGCAGCGTCGCGCGGCTCGTGCGGAGGAGGCGCGCGGCCTCCGACTGGTTGCCGTCGGCGCGTCGGAGCGCGTCCTCGAGGATCGACCGCTCGAACGCGTTCACCCGCTCCTTGAGCGGGGCGTCGCCGGCGGTCGTGCTCGGCGGCGGCGCCGTCGTCAGCTCGGGCAGGTCCGCGAGGCGAACGCGATCGCGCGCGAGGATCGCCGCGCGCTCGAGGACGTTCTGGAGCTCGCGCACGTTGCCCGGCCAGTCGTAGGCCTCGAGGTACGCCATCGCGTCGTCGTCGATCGGCTTCGGGCACGCGGCCGCGGCGAGGAGCGGGATGTCGTCCTTGCGATCGCGCAACGGCGGCACGACGAGCGGGAACACCGCGAGCCGGAAGTAGAGATCGCTCCGGAAGCGGCCGGCCTTCACGTCGGCGGCGAGGTCGCGGTTCGTCGCGGCGACGATGCGCACGTCGACCGGGATCGGGCGCGTCCCGCCGACGCGGTCGATCTCGTGCTCCTGCAGCACGCGGAGGAGCTTCGCTTGCGCCTCGAGCGGCAGCTCACCGACCTCGTCGAGGAACAGCGTGCCGCCGTGCGCGAGCTCGAAGCGCCCGATCCGCCGCGCGACCGCGCCCGTGAACGCGCCCTTCTCGTGGCCGAACAGCTCGCTCTCGATAAGGGTCGGCGGCAGCGCCGCGCAGCTCACGCGGACGAGCGGCGCGCGAGCGCGCGGGCTCCCCTCGTGCACCGCGCGCGCGAAGAGCTCCTTGCCCGTCCCTGTCTCGCCGGTGATCAGCACCGCCGCCGTCGTCGGCGCGACCTTGCGGACCTCGCCGAGCGCACGCTGGATCGCGGCGCTCTTGCCGAGGATGCCGCGCGGCTCGTGGAGCGCCGCCTTCAGGTACGCGTTCTCCGCCTCGAGCTTGCGCGTGAGCTCCTCGACGCGCGCGTAGAGCTTCGCGTTCG carries:
- the pqqB gene encoding pyrroloquinoline quinone biosynthesis protein PqqB, coding for MRAIVLGAAAGGGFPQWNCGCANCVAVREGRPGYEARTQDSIAVTADGARYAVVNASPEILAQVQKNEALWPRSARHTPISAVILTNGDMDHVLGLFSLRESTPFALYMTAAVQRGLEESAFIRTLRRFEGQLVVRNLEIGKPTALADATGEPLGLSVRAFPAAGKLPVHFVGHAKESPEDNVGLSFTDDAGKTLAYAAACASAEEGAHLDGHDVVFFDGTFWTEDELVKAGLSKSYARDMAHVPVSVSLEKLKIGGRKIYTHINNTNPILAPDSKERKQVLAAGWEIAYDGMEISL
- the pqqC gene encoding pyrroloquinoline-quinone synthase PqqC, producing the protein MTEPLDREAFIARLRDEGAKRYHDHHDFHVRMHAGKLSRRQIQAWVENRFYYQTRIPIKDAIILSKSDDPAFRRVWIHRIHDHDGKAEGEGGLAQWIRLAKGVGLDVDEVKSLKNVLPGVRFACDSYVQLVRDRPLVEAVASSLTEFFSPDIMARRIVAWEQHYPWVEAETMEYFRGRVTRARQDSHEAIDYVIAHATTREVQERCIDALIVKTQILWALLDAVDRAFSA
- a CDS encoding cytochrome P450, which translates into the protein MPTLPPRKHSMAYSSWRWMRSPYPYLDELRALHGESFRLGIFGMEVNVFSNPDDVREVFSDGGDELEAGRFNQTLAVLLGDRSVLMVDGEKHLRKRKLLLPPFHGERMQAYGQTMLDVTDDAIDAMPHGRPFAFHESMQDVTLRVIVRTIFGFEGPRLEQMVTNTKRLLDLGAWAPLLIPAMQFELGGYSPYGRFRRAVDASNDLLHREIDGKRASGVRGPDILSLLLDARDDAGEPMSREELRDELVTLLVAGHETTATALSWAMKHLLEQPALFAELHAEVEALGPDPKPEAINKAPLLDGVVREALRLIPVIPIVGRVLATDRTVGGMDMKKGELVVCSIYLAHRRPEAFPNPETFDPRRFVGKKLSAHEFFPFGGGIRRCIGMAFAVYEMKMVLARLVSRCGFAFEGKKPVRMVRRSITITPSEGLRLVLEKRKLRPSLAIRAA
- a CDS encoding PQQ-dependent sugar dehydrogenase encodes the protein MRSAMLSLAVLATLSLAAFAPACGAPTDEDEALDEGSGEEAYTTEGTCDGLPRLKTLKTPPGICVGLVTQGFTYSRGIAELPSGDFVLAEMGGWAQDRGAVWLLRRLPNKTFSKTRIAKLIDKPSGVTVGPDGLPYIGTPTGVFRFDPYEATVDPVPRTGPFRTTGDYKQPRFKVVIKDLPKGDPYRHPLKKMVFDKRDPWKLYVNIGSASDNCETGSGSSRRYALPCVEAEGNNALGTIRAYDLNNAEHVATGFTVVARGLRNSMALAVHPTSGALLQGENSRDSIEKADASYRDTEADFPHEELNVIVPGAHYGWPYCFDNNAVSPEYRGRVDCSRYTAPALLLPGHAAPLGMTYYDGSLLPSAYKGQLIVTYHGYRDNGHRLVMVPVDANGIPGGGEPLDIIRGWEKSADGREPLGAPVDVLAAKDGSLYITEDKNGNVLRLSFNAAEGNGLPMRAIPIVRPGADPAVEARCRELSRKNDAMSVMQKEVLDKNCTSCHGVGPGYPGNLRLDKCDAVGNWKRLTEARGARPALVQGGDMSSELVLRIQGEGYPQMPAGGIDPESFHALEEWIRAGAPKP
- a CDS encoding penicillin-binding protein; translated protein: MAVPIALTVAVLLARRGRADTPPSIAKLTAPQAAAAAVAPPPPSFAGVDLAKMEVKDSGATALLPDKRTVKLSVEPALQRTADNVMSMHHLPEAAVVVMEVDTGRVLVYASHVDKGPKRDLAIEATAPAASVFKVITGTSLVEHQQATPDQKECYSGGEQRLLAHDLVPDPKRDKWCTTVALAMGRSVNTVFARLALAHLKPAELDETAKAYGFNAALPFDVPVQPSTAKFPEDQLGYARTAAGFWNTTLSPLHAAWIGATLARGGEPVRPVLITDIVDDGKVKWSASTQPLPQKRIMKTETAQAVTRMMETTVSDGTSYRAFHDAKGRSFLPGVAVASKTGTLTDASTQRFYTWFAGFAPTKPVEMPEVDGATLAQPKKVAFGVLVVNDPTWTIKANVLAREVLRAYFAAQKVPGVSAPRGAAKDDQSRERDGEPSGGASTTPATKHRRQRGS
- the pqqD gene encoding pyrroloquinoline quinone biosynthesis peptide chaperone PqqD, with the protein product MNPKLAKKARLRFDRHSGKHMLMYPERGLALNESAKLIVERCDGTRSVEQIVQELDAIAGQSVQADVLAVLEDLQKKGLLEP